Proteins encoded together in one Juglans regia cultivar Chandler chromosome 9, Walnut 2.0, whole genome shotgun sequence window:
- the LOC108994804 gene encoding uncharacterized protein LOC108994804 — protein sequence MGKRKERRLAALSNAGRRVKLDLCAEPSGDLGGSTEYDEIGVDKDSNHHDGLPNSPASSGQQPQNPLLLLGQYSDDEFDEESNKGLNHAVAETSSPNEEVKLLLDEECKYLDVNIGEDLFVEKVKQQDSEQESMPPDITHNMESCDRGESNPTTLGDLQEETELTEQNSVSGTSDAQVVGDVILGWKMVMHEESNRYYYWNTETGETSWEVPDVLAQATGLTNGLTISTVTEKTVCAPMAIGDSNIISDSMLGVSSAAHLIEGTTDANMVAHGLDAYGHGHQMDDCSEAYKNEAQKDSNSSTDVNASELGARSEKYVLDTEATKGYESGVDLSSHLVKQCECLLERLKPLKGSHHMQGLDWVLEYILEVEIRLSDVKSLSYYGSSLLPFWTYTEKQLKRIESGINDEISKIAESAHMDEVEGTRVSTFNGKGGLQETMRVESEANGTEMKGVLSASVDTSMIVQKDLHGKAPHVNAEDISSSPTRGLRSDAGVSELVNEAELGDESNHKHGYNAAEDVDMDVDMEVEDATSSGNTALNPTQLNLPADYPSLVPEDGFTVPPPPDEEWIPPPPPDNEHIPPPPPDEPPEPPEPSYPPPLPYMETGHPLTYTEQYNLSYPVSSFEYHGHTVAEILSSSLYGHAEGSQVAVPHAPIYYNTVPSTFTNIASDLVNPVQPIVYYEVQDGTVPAVPVVSGVDSSGFQSEPAPVSYDTFSAEQVAPVNSFVGAGHNSLLNVNANISGGGGETDKASIEVPSTSATIQAPSTISVKDNFPVPPTDSISAAVVSATSLGTKVQSKGLRSKKRTIAAAPSLRSNKKVSSLVDKWKAAKEELLEDEKEPEDPYEILGRKRQREIEEWHARQIATGEAKDNANFQPLGGDWRERVKRRRAQLANKAAKTPPEANTDGNQQPDLIELSRDLPSGWQAYWDETSKQVYYGNSDTTETTWTRPTK from the exons ATGGGGAAGAGAAAAGAGCGTCGTCTCGCAGCTCTGAGCAACGCTGGTCGCCGTGTCAAGCTCGATCTCTGCGCGGAACCCTCTG gAGATTTGGGTGGCTCCACTGAGTATGATGAAATTGGAGTTGATAAAGATTCGAACCATCATGATGGGTTACCCAATTCACCAGCTTCTTCAG GTCAACAACCACAGAATCCTCTACTGTTGCTTGGACAATATAGTGATGATGAGTTCGATGAGGAATCAAATAAAGGACTTAATCATGCCGTTGCTGAAACCTCCTCACCTAATGAAGAG GTTAAGCTTTTGCTTGATGAAGAATGCAAATATCTGGATGTCAATATTGGTGAAGACCTTTTTGTCGAGAAGGTCAAACAACAGGATAGTGAGCAGGAGTCTATGCCACCCGATATTACCCATAATATGGAGAGCTGTGATAGAGGGGAAAGCAATCCTACCACGCTAGGAGATTTACAAGAAGAAACAGAGTTGACGGAACAGAATTCCGTTTCTGGAACGTCTGATGCACAAGTTGTTGGTGATGTTATTTTGGGCTGGAAGATGGTAATGCATGAGGAGAGTAACCGTTACTATTACTGGAATACTGAAACTGGGGAGACTTCATGGGAAGTACCTGATGTTTTGGCTCAGGCAACTGGATTGACCAATGGTCTGACAATCTCTACTGTTACTGAAAAAACAGTATGTGCTCCTATGGCTATAGGGGATTCCAACATCATTTCAGATTCGATGTTAGGTGTTTCTTCAGCTGCACACCTAATTGAAGGGACCACGGATGCCAATATGGTTGCTCATGGATTAGACGCTTATGGGCATGGACACCAGATGGATGATTGCAGTGAAGCGTACAAAAATGAAGCTCAAAAAGACTCAAATTCGAGCACCGATGTCAACGCTAGTGAATTAGGAGCTCGTTCTGAGAAGTACGTGCTTGACACTGAAGCTACTAAAGGATATGAATCTGGAGTTGATCTTTCTTCTCATCTTGTGAAACAGTGTGAGTGTTTGTTAGAGAGGTTGAAGCCACTTAAAGG GTCCCATCACATGCAAGGTCTTGACTGGGTATTAGAGTATATTTTGGAAGTTGAGATTAGACTTTCTGATGTGAAGTCACTTTCATACTATGGCTCATCATTGCTTCCATTTTGGACATATACTGAAAAGCAGCTTAAACGGATTGAGAGTGGAATTAATGATGAAATCTCTAAGATTGCTGAATCTGCACACATGGATGAAGTTGAGGGAACTCGTGTTTCTACCTTCAATGGGAAGGGCGGATTGCAGGAAACTATGCGGGTTGAGTCTGAAGCAAATGGAACTGAAATGAAAGGTGTTCTTTCTGCTTCTGTTGATACATCAATGATAGTTCAGAAAGATTTGCACGGTAAAGCACCTCACGTAAATGCTGAAGACATTTCTTCATCACCTACTAGAGGTTTAAGAAGCGATGCGGGAGTTAGTGAACTAGTCAATGAGGCTGAATTGGGTGATGAATCGAATCACAAGCATGGGTATAATGCTGCAGAGGATGTTGACATGGACGTGGACATGGAAGTTGAAGATGCAACCTCTTCAGGCAACACAGCATTGAACCCAACACAGCTGAATCTACCTGCAGATTACCCCTCCTTGGTGCCAGAGGATGGGTTCACTGTGCCACCTCCTCCGGATGAGGAATGGATTCCCCCACCCCCACCTGATAATGAGCATATTCCTCCCCCACCACCTGACGAGCCACCTGAACCACCTGAACCCTCATATCCTCCACCTCTGCCCTACATGGAGACAGGGCACCCTCTTACTTACACTGAGCAATACAATTTATCATATCCAGTTTCTAGTTTTGAATATCATGGACACACAGTAGCTGAAATCCTGAGCAGTAGTTTATATGGACATGCTGAAGGATCTCAAGTTGCTGTGCCCCATGCGCCAATTTACTATAACACAGTTCCTAGTACATTTACCAACATAGCTTCTGACCTGGTTAACCCTGTTCAGCCTATAGTTTACTATGAGGTTCAAGATGGAACAGTCCCTGCAGTACCTGTAGTTAGTGGTGTGGACTCCTCTGGGTTTCAGAGTGAGCCAGCTCCTGTTAGCTATGACACGTTTTCTGCTGAACAAGTTGCCCCTGTCAACTCCTTTGTGGGAGCGGGTCATAATTCACTACTGAATGTGAACGCTAATATttctggtggtggtggtgagacTGACAAGGCATCTATAGAGGTTCCGTCTACCTCAGCTACTATCCAAGCTCCTTCAACCATTTCGGTTAAAGACAATTTTCCTGTGCCACCAACTGATTCTATTTCAGCTGCTGTCGTTAGTGCCACATCATTGGGTACCAAGGTTCAATCTAAAG GTCTGCGCAGTAAAAAGCGGACAATAGCAGCTGCCCCGTCCTTAAGGTCTAATAAAAAAGTCTCCAGTTTGGTGGATAAA TGGAAGGCAGCAAAAGAGGAGTTGCTTGAAGATGAGAAAGAACCTGAAGATCCTTATGAGATCTTAGGAAGGAAGCGACAAAGGGAAATAGAG GAATGGCATGCACGGCAAATTGCCACTGGAGAGGCCAAAGATAATGCTAATTTTCAGCCTCTGGGCGGGGATTG